Proteins from a genomic interval of Nitrospina gracilis Nb-211:
- a CDS encoding M14 family metallopeptidase yields MKPNLIKSHQQILNRVQAAAPADSILNTLGTLEIGNSRYPLVHLTIGAGAPKKVLISGGIHGDEPAGVEAVCAFLEKKFYEPYLGEWEFQILPCINPTGFEAGTRENHAGEDLNRTFHWDRPSLEVVCVKTVFDNGPFDLDLELHEDVDSAGYYLYQKDQSDSVSGLGRRILDAVETVMPLDENEKIEESRADRGLLARLKGPEEMEFWPMAIYAYVQGCRHMFTMETAGRFPMQQRIEAHLKGMETALREFSQGS; encoded by the coding sequence ATGAAGCCCAACCTCATCAAATCTCACCAGCAGATTTTAAACCGCGTCCAAGCCGCCGCCCCCGCGGACTCCATCCTGAACACGCTGGGCACCCTGGAGATCGGTAATTCCCGGTATCCCCTGGTGCACCTCACCATCGGCGCCGGTGCGCCTAAAAAGGTTTTGATCTCCGGAGGCATTCACGGTGACGAACCTGCGGGAGTGGAAGCGGTCTGTGCTTTTCTCGAAAAAAAATTCTACGAACCCTACCTGGGGGAATGGGAGTTTCAGATCCTGCCCTGCATCAACCCCACAGGCTTTGAGGCGGGAACGCGGGAAAACCACGCGGGCGAAGATTTGAACCGCACGTTTCATTGGGACCGTCCCAGCCTGGAGGTGGTGTGCGTGAAAACCGTATTCGACAATGGTCCCTTCGACCTCGATCTCGAACTGCACGAAGATGTGGACAGTGCCGGGTATTACTTGTACCAGAAGGACCAGAGCGATTCCGTATCCGGACTGGGACGGCGGATTCTGGACGCGGTCGAAACGGTGATGCCGCTGGACGAGAATGAGAAGATTGAAGAATCCCGCGCCGACCGGGGTTTGTTGGCGCGGCTCAAGGGTCCGGAAGAAATGGAATTCTGGCCCATGGCCATTTACGCATACGTGCAGGGTTGCCGCCACATGTTCACCATGGAAACGGCAGGCCGTTTCCCCATGCAACAACGCATAGAAGCGCACCTCAAGGGTATGGAGACAGCCCTCCGGGAATTCTCTCAGGGTTCCTGA
- the carA gene encoding glutamine-hydrolyzing carbamoyl-phosphate synthase small subunit, with protein MEAILALEDGRIFRGRMFGAEKEVAAEVVFNTSMAGYQEVLTDPSYCGQMVVMTYPLIGNYGINPEDYESERPYLSAFIIKELSGIPSNWRSTETLDAFLKRHGVVGLQGLDTRALTRHIREKGAQRAVISNDVSNPQALVEKAKQAPEMVGRDLVKEVTCEQPYLWEEGDWDLHKGYTRFERKAGTKPYFVVALDLGIKYNILRRLTQTGCRVTVVPATTKAEEILKLQPDGVFLSNGPGDPSAVTYAIDTVRALIGRVPIFGICLGHQILNLALGGSTYKLRFGHHGGNQPIMDSETRKVEITSQNHGFAVDAATTQSDVEIISLNLNDQTVEGIRHKTLPVFSVQYHPEAAPGPQDSSYLFERFVQMMKQAS; from the coding sequence ATGGAAGCGATTCTGGCATTGGAAGACGGACGGATTTTCCGCGGACGCATGTTCGGCGCGGAAAAGGAAGTCGCCGCCGAAGTGGTGTTCAACACCAGCATGGCGGGATATCAGGAGGTGTTGACCGACCCCTCCTATTGCGGCCAGATGGTGGTGATGACCTATCCGCTCATCGGCAACTACGGCATCAATCCCGAAGACTACGAGTCCGAACGCCCATATCTCTCCGCCTTCATCATTAAAGAATTGAGCGGCATTCCCAGCAACTGGCGCTCGACGGAAACACTGGACGCGTTTTTGAAGCGGCACGGGGTGGTGGGCTTGCAGGGACTCGACACCCGCGCCCTCACCCGGCACATCCGGGAAAAGGGTGCGCAGAGAGCGGTGATCTCCAACGATGTATCGAATCCGCAGGCGCTGGTGGAAAAAGCGAAGCAGGCGCCGGAGATGGTCGGACGCGACCTCGTAAAAGAAGTGACTTGTGAACAGCCCTATCTCTGGGAAGAGGGAGACTGGGATCTGCACAAAGGGTATACCCGCTTCGAACGCAAGGCCGGAACAAAACCCTATTTTGTGGTGGCGCTGGACCTCGGCATCAAGTACAACATCCTGCGGCGCCTCACGCAGACCGGATGCCGTGTGACGGTTGTGCCCGCCACCACCAAGGCGGAGGAGATTTTGAAACTTCAGCCTGACGGCGTGTTTTTGAGCAACGGACCTGGCGACCCTTCGGCGGTGACATATGCCATCGACACCGTGCGCGCGCTCATCGGCAGGGTGCCGATCTTCGGCATCTGCCTGGGGCATCAGATCCTGAACCTCGCTCTCGGTGGCAGTACGTACAAACTGCGCTTCGGGCATCACGGCGGCAACCAGCCGATCATGGACTCGGAAACGAGGAAGGTGGAGATCACCTCGCAGAACCACGGCTTCGCCGTGGATGCGGCTACCACGCAATCCGATGTCGAAATCATTTCCCTCAACCTGAACGATCAGACCGTCGAAGGCATTCGCCACAAAACCCTGCCGGTGTTTTCGGTTCAGTATCATCCCGAAGCCGCACCGGGACCGCAGGACTCCTCATACCTTTTCGAACGGTTTGTTCAAATGATGAAGCAGGCTTCATGA
- a CDS encoding LysM peptidoglycan-binding domain-containing protein, which translates to MRLKRLLIACVLCLASLMASPVWATFPGEFREQKEYSFTVPVGLETQVDFWKAIYSKYTTRQVVIHDDEDLSIIYTVVDLGDNTSNRHRRREVRKAINKYKAILHKLAKLDKLAHLTYEEDRVARMVKKDFYQAARRIRDQLGQADRFEDGIRRAGRYMPEIKRIFKEVGVPEQLSALPHVESSFQVHAYSSAGAAGVWQFTRSTGRRFMTINYEVDERKDPILAAYAAAKLLKYNYESVGSWPLAITAYNHGLRGMMRAKEKHGDDIVKIVQNYRSRIFGFASRNFFAEFLAALEVSTSPDLYFPNHVKEKPVTYSTVQLRDYVSISTLEKYLGMDREEIAFYNPALRRPVITGKKHVPKHYVLKAPADRYPNLASLYEEIPAAMKHNQQVRSRWYKVQWGDTLISIANRLGTTVSKLKELNVIGHRNRIYRGQVLEIPGWNDEKVKITKVKTDWSQYDFQVGETFQYRVKRRDTLTRIAKKHGVHVGVLAQINNLTNPHALRVGQMVKVPKDPNTIEAKLVAPKTAPAEEEKLEVTVKQVAVKPETPPEKKENEGETILASAGVQEFNTDRPAFRPMRFIPRMEGEYPIGIAKVDFDETLSHFADWARISVRELRRLNNLRWRSQIHINQTIKVPFRRVTPEEFETKRQEYHKAIQEDFYTSYKVEKVLVRTLKKGDTLWELCNNEYVIPLWLLGYYNPGKDLNSLHIGEDIKIPLIAEIKA; encoded by the coding sequence GTGCGTTTGAAACGACTCCTGATTGCGTGCGTGCTGTGTCTCGCCAGCCTGATGGCTTCGCCTGTTTGGGCGACCTTCCCGGGAGAGTTCCGCGAGCAAAAGGAATACAGTTTCACCGTACCCGTGGGACTGGAAACGCAGGTTGATTTCTGGAAAGCGATCTACAGCAAGTACACCACCCGCCAGGTTGTCATTCACGACGACGAAGACCTGAGCATCATTTACACCGTGGTTGATCTGGGGGACAACACGTCCAACCGGCACCGCCGCCGGGAAGTCCGCAAGGCCATCAACAAATACAAAGCCATTCTGCACAAGCTGGCCAAACTCGACAAACTCGCCCACCTCACCTACGAGGAAGACCGCGTAGCACGCATGGTGAAAAAAGATTTTTACCAGGCGGCGCGGCGCATCCGCGATCAATTGGGGCAAGCCGACCGGTTTGAAGACGGCATTCGCCGCGCCGGGCGTTACATGCCGGAGATCAAGAGGATCTTCAAGGAGGTCGGCGTTCCGGAGCAACTGTCGGCTCTGCCGCACGTCGAGTCCTCATTCCAGGTCCACGCCTATTCCAGCGCCGGAGCGGCGGGAGTGTGGCAGTTTACGCGGAGCACCGGTCGGCGTTTCATGACCATCAATTACGAGGTGGACGAGCGCAAGGATCCCATTCTGGCCGCGTATGCCGCGGCGAAACTGCTCAAGTACAATTACGAGTCGGTCGGTAGCTGGCCGTTGGCCATCACCGCGTACAACCATGGCCTGCGCGGCATGATGCGCGCCAAGGAAAAACACGGCGACGACATCGTCAAGATCGTGCAAAACTACCGAAGCCGTATATTTGGATTTGCCTCCCGCAACTTCTTCGCGGAATTTCTGGCCGCTCTGGAAGTCAGCACCAGTCCAGACCTGTATTTCCCCAACCATGTAAAAGAAAAGCCAGTCACCTACAGCACAGTGCAACTGCGTGATTATGTGAGCATTTCCACCCTGGAAAAATACCTGGGCATGGACCGGGAAGAGATCGCGTTCTACAACCCGGCCCTCCGCCGTCCCGTGATCACCGGCAAGAAGCACGTTCCCAAGCATTATGTTTTGAAAGCTCCCGCTGACCGGTATCCAAACCTTGCCAGCCTGTACGAAGAAATCCCGGCGGCCATGAAGCACAACCAGCAGGTGCGGTCGCGCTGGTACAAAGTGCAGTGGGGCGACACCCTCATCAGCATTGCCAATCGACTCGGCACCACGGTATCCAAGTTGAAGGAGCTGAATGTCATCGGCCACCGCAACCGGATTTACCGCGGACAGGTTTTGGAAATACCAGGTTGGAATGACGAGAAGGTCAAAATCACCAAAGTCAAAACCGACTGGAGTCAGTATGACTTTCAGGTGGGAGAAACTTTTCAGTACCGGGTGAAGCGCCGGGACACGCTAACCCGCATTGCGAAAAAGCACGGTGTGCATGTCGGCGTGCTGGCCCAGATCAACAACCTGACCAACCCACATGCGTTGCGCGTGGGCCAAATGGTGAAGGTGCCGAAAGACCCGAATACGATCGAGGCCAAACTGGTCGCCCCAAAAACGGCCCCGGCGGAAGAAGAAAAACTGGAAGTGACGGTCAAACAGGTGGCGGTCAAACCGGAAACTCCCCCTGAGAAGAAAGAAAACGAGGGTGAAACCATTCTGGCCAGCGCCGGCGTCCAGGAATTCAATACCGATCGTCCGGCGTTTCGCCCCATGCGCTTCATTCCCCGCATGGAGGGGGAATATCCCATCGGTATCGCCAAGGTGGATTTCGATGAAACGCTGAGCCACTTTGCCGACTGGGCCCGCATTTCCGTTCGCGAACTGCGCCGCCTCAACAACCTGCGGTGGCGTAGCCAGATTCATATCAACCAGACCATCAAGGTTCCGTTCCGCCGTGTCACACCGGAGGAATTCGAAACCAAACGGCAGGAATACCACAAGGCCATTCAGGAAGATTTTTACACCAGCTACAAGGTGGAAAAGGTGCTCGTCCGCACGCTGAAAAAAGGCGACACGTTGTGGGAACTGTGCAATAACGAATATGTGATCCCGCTCTGGCTGTTGGGGTATTACAATCCCGGCAAGGACCTCAACTCCCTCCACATCGGCGAGGACATCAAGATTCCTCTCATCGCCGAAATCAAGGCCTGA
- a CDS encoding FlgT C-terminal domain-containing protein gives MRLPKPCFLTGLAVVAICLAFSSRAEAYYLKKITVAPAKNESGWARAFDPSALITEILVRKIEKSRLLIVSPASGKPTTEMGAAIGGDKKFAKGSSQLILQTRILRFEPGERPPPRPRLSFEETTGPAKEEKLTALAEIEFEIVNGFTGRTFGKESYTFRSVNGDLAIGETPSSLDPFHGDFYRTAMGQVLDHITSHALEQVFTFANERFLEGQVVFLQQEEDEQQVFVNLGQHNGVEVGDTFQVFQVSSEYRDPLNQEDLGHRYKKVGAIRIAEVQPGFAIGLMRAGENFKQGYIVRASKLAPLPDWKKQNKIKAVTHAEMDQLKAAEKEKAPFTSPVLEVPRFQNRMAHFNLFDLVQWTFSY, from the coding sequence ATGCGTTTACCCAAACCATGTTTTCTGACCGGGCTTGCCGTTGTGGCGATCTGCCTGGCTTTCTCCAGCCGGGCGGAGGCGTATTATCTCAAGAAAATCACCGTTGCGCCTGCGAAAAATGAATCCGGCTGGGCCCGTGCCTTCGACCCGAGTGCTTTGATTACGGAAATCCTCGTCAGGAAAATTGAAAAATCCCGGTTATTGATCGTTTCCCCTGCCAGCGGGAAGCCGACAACGGAAATGGGGGCGGCCATCGGAGGGGATAAGAAATTCGCCAAAGGATCGTCTCAGCTTATCCTGCAAACGCGCATTCTGCGCTTCGAACCCGGAGAGCGGCCACCGCCCCGGCCCCGTCTTTCATTCGAGGAGACCACGGGTCCCGCGAAGGAAGAAAAACTCACCGCCCTGGCGGAAATCGAATTTGAGATCGTCAATGGGTTCACCGGAAGGACTTTTGGGAAAGAAAGCTACACTTTTCGTTCCGTCAACGGAGACCTCGCAATCGGTGAAACGCCGTCGTCGCTCGATCCTTTTCACGGGGATTTCTACCGCACCGCCATGGGGCAGGTGCTCGACCACATCACAAGCCATGCGCTGGAGCAGGTTTTCACGTTTGCCAACGAGCGGTTCCTGGAAGGGCAGGTCGTGTTTCTTCAACAGGAAGAGGATGAGCAACAGGTGTTTGTGAACCTCGGCCAACACAACGGCGTGGAGGTGGGCGATACCTTTCAGGTTTTCCAGGTTTCTTCTGAGTATCGGGACCCCTTGAACCAGGAAGACTTGGGCCACCGGTATAAAAAAGTGGGGGCCATCCGCATTGCCGAGGTGCAACCGGGCTTCGCCATTGGCCTCATGCGGGCCGGTGAAAATTTCAAGCAGGGGTACATTGTGCGGGCCTCGAAGCTGGCCCCCCTGCCGGACTGGAAAAAGCAAAACAAGATAAAAGCGGTGACCCACGCGGAAATGGATCAACTGAAGGCCGCCGAAAAAGAAAAAGCACCCTTCACATCACCTGTCCTGGAAGTGCCGCGTTTTCAAAACCGGATGGCGCACTTCAACCTGTTCGACCTCGTCCAGTGGACTTTTTCCTACTGA
- the carB gene encoding carbamoyl-phosphate synthase large subunit, protein MPKRTDLKRIMIIGAGPIIIGQACEFDYSGTQACKALKEEGYEVILLNSNPATIMTDREFAHRTYIEPVTPDVVERIIAKERPDALLPTMGGQTGLNTALAAAERGVLDRYEVEMIGANVQTINKAEDRNLFKQAMEKIGLQSAPSGFATSIQEAWDIVKGTGFPAIIRPSFTLGGSGGGVAETEAEFEALVKRGLYASPTHTVLIEKSLIGWKEYELEVMRDIRDNVVIVCSIENFDPMGIHTGDSITVAPAQTLTDKEYQIMRNAAIDIIREIGVETGGSNIQFATDPKTGEMIVIEMNPRVSRSSALASKATGFPIAKIAAKLAVGYTLDEIQNDITRETPASFEPTLDYCVVKIPRFTFEKFFKTPPLLTTQMKSVGEAMSIGRTFKEALQKALRSLEIGICGLEENFESKQEVQHQPIEDHGELKKMLVLPHWDRLWHVAAALRRGISIDEVYGLTGIDPWFLYNLQEIIHFEQALEGLKSCGALDEPALRQAKQYGFSDLYLAKLLNCKEADIAARRAEFNLYPVYKRVDTCGAEFEAHTPYLYSTYEEECEAAPTDRKKIMILGGGPNRIGQGIEFDYCCVHAAFALKEDGYETIMVNCNPETVSTDYDTSDRLYFEPLTFEDVINIVRVEKPDGVIVQFGGQTPLKLAVSLAKAGVPIIGTSPDNIDRAEDRERFKAVLDKLGLKQPNNGIATSFAQAKKIADDIGYPVVVRPSYVLGGRAMEIVYTQESLDRYMKHAVKASPEHPILIDDFLENATEVDVDAISDGTDVVIGGVMEHIEEAGIHSGDSACSLPPFSIDAEIIDEIKRQTKALARELQVVGLINIQFAIKDKDIYVLEVNPRASRTVPFVSKAIGIPLAKLAARVMAGKTLKALNFTEEAVVPHIAVKESVFPFIKFQEVDVLLGPEMKSTGEVMGLDSSFGKAFAKSQIATGTPLPTEGTVFVSVKDADKPATVEVVKRLAEQGYHMLATRGTAKYLQDRGFEVTAINKVKEGSPHIVDAIQNGEVDFVINTTFGEQEVKDSFSLRRASLAKNLPYFTTISGAYALVGALKAIRESSLDVCSLQEYWQDQEQRRQ, encoded by the coding sequence ATGCCAAAACGAACCGACCTGAAACGAATCATGATCATCGGGGCCGGGCCCATCATCATCGGGCAGGCCTGCGAATTTGACTACTCCGGAACGCAGGCCTGCAAAGCACTCAAGGAGGAAGGCTACGAAGTCATCCTGCTCAACAGCAACCCGGCCACCATCATGACCGACCGCGAATTCGCACACCGTACGTACATCGAGCCGGTGACGCCGGACGTGGTGGAGCGCATCATCGCGAAGGAACGTCCGGACGCCCTGCTTCCCACCATGGGCGGGCAGACCGGACTCAATACCGCACTGGCGGCGGCGGAACGCGGCGTCCTGGATCGGTATGAAGTGGAGATGATCGGCGCCAACGTGCAGACCATCAACAAGGCGGAGGATCGCAACCTGTTCAAGCAGGCAATGGAAAAGATCGGCCTGCAATCCGCGCCCAGCGGCTTTGCCACATCCATTCAGGAAGCCTGGGACATCGTGAAAGGCACCGGGTTTCCCGCCATCATCCGTCCATCGTTCACGCTCGGTGGTTCCGGTGGCGGCGTGGCCGAAACGGAAGCGGAGTTCGAGGCGCTGGTGAAACGCGGCCTGTACGCCAGCCCCACGCACACGGTACTCATCGAGAAGTCGCTCATCGGCTGGAAGGAATACGAACTCGAGGTCATGCGCGACATCCGCGACAACGTGGTGATCGTCTGCTCCATTGAAAACTTCGATCCCATGGGCATCCATACCGGGGACAGCATCACCGTCGCCCCGGCGCAGACCTTGACGGACAAGGAATACCAGATCATGCGCAATGCCGCCATCGATATCATCCGCGAGATTGGCGTCGAGACGGGTGGCTCCAACATCCAGTTTGCCACCGACCCAAAGACGGGCGAGATGATCGTGATCGAGATGAACCCGCGCGTGTCGCGCAGTTCCGCCCTGGCATCCAAAGCAACGGGATTTCCCATCGCCAAGATCGCGGCGAAGCTGGCTGTCGGGTACACGCTGGATGAAATCCAGAACGACATCACCCGGGAAACGCCGGCGTCGTTCGAACCGACCCTGGATTACTGCGTGGTGAAGATTCCCCGTTTCACGTTCGAGAAATTTTTCAAGACCCCTCCCCTCTTGACCACGCAGATGAAATCGGTGGGCGAGGCCATGTCGATTGGCCGCACGTTCAAGGAAGCTCTGCAAAAAGCCCTGCGCTCACTGGAAATCGGAATTTGCGGGCTGGAGGAAAACTTTGAATCGAAGCAGGAGGTCCAGCACCAGCCCATTGAAGACCACGGAGAGTTGAAAAAGATGCTGGTCCTGCCGCACTGGGACCGGTTGTGGCATGTGGCGGCGGCGCTTCGTCGCGGCATTTCCATTGATGAGGTTTATGGGTTGACGGGCATCGACCCGTGGTTTCTTTACAACCTGCAGGAGATCATCCATTTTGAACAAGCTCTGGAAGGCCTGAAGAGTTGCGGCGCTCTGGACGAGCCGGCATTGCGGCAGGCCAAGCAGTACGGATTTTCCGACTTGTATCTGGCAAAGCTGTTGAATTGCAAGGAAGCGGACATCGCCGCCCGGCGTGCGGAGTTCAATCTTTATCCCGTATACAAACGCGTCGATACCTGCGGTGCCGAGTTTGAGGCGCACACGCCATACCTTTATTCCACTTACGAGGAAGAGTGCGAGGCCGCTCCTACGGACCGGAAAAAGATCATGATCCTGGGCGGCGGCCCCAACCGCATCGGCCAGGGTATCGAGTTCGACTACTGCTGTGTGCATGCCGCATTCGCGTTGAAGGAAGACGGATACGAGACCATTATGGTCAACTGCAATCCGGAGACGGTGAGCACCGATTACGACACCTCCGACCGTCTGTACTTCGAGCCGCTGACCTTCGAAGATGTCATAAACATCGTGCGCGTGGAAAAACCGGACGGCGTCATCGTCCAATTCGGCGGACAGACGCCGTTGAAACTCGCCGTGTCGCTGGCCAAGGCGGGTGTGCCGATCATTGGCACCAGCCCGGACAACATCGACCGCGCGGAAGACCGCGAGCGCTTCAAGGCCGTGCTCGACAAGCTGGGGCTCAAGCAACCCAACAACGGAATCGCAACTTCTTTCGCACAGGCCAAGAAGATTGCCGACGACATCGGTTATCCCGTGGTGGTGCGGCCGTCTTACGTGCTGGGCGGGCGCGCCATGGAGATCGTGTACACGCAGGAATCGCTGGACCGCTACATGAAGCACGCGGTGAAAGCCTCGCCGGAACATCCCATTCTCATCGACGATTTCCTGGAGAATGCCACCGAGGTGGATGTCGATGCCATCTCCGACGGAACCGACGTGGTGATCGGCGGCGTGATGGAACACATCGAGGAAGCCGGGATCCATTCCGGCGACAGCGCCTGCTCCCTGCCGCCGTTTTCTATCGATGCCGAGATCATTGACGAGATCAAGCGCCAGACCAAAGCACTCGCGCGGGAACTGCAGGTGGTGGGCCTCATCAACATCCAGTTCGCCATCAAGGACAAGGACATTTATGTGCTGGAAGTGAACCCGCGCGCCTCCCGCACCGTACCTTTTGTCAGCAAGGCCATCGGCATCCCACTGGCCAAGCTCGCCGCCCGCGTGATGGCCGGCAAGACGCTGAAGGCGCTCAATTTCACTGAAGAAGCCGTGGTGCCTCACATTGCCGTGAAGGAATCGGTGTTTCCCTTCATCAAGTTTCAGGAAGTGGATGTGCTGCTGGGGCCGGAGATGAAATCGACCGGCGAGGTGATGGGCCTCGACTCCAGCTTCGGCAAGGCATTCGCCAAGTCGCAGATCGCCACCGGCACGCCACTGCCCACGGAGGGTACGGTATTCGTCAGCGTGAAAGATGCCGACAAGCCTGCAACGGTGGAGGTGGTCAAGCGGCTTGCCGAGCAGGGTTACCACATGCTGGCCACGCGGGGCACGGCGAAATACTTGCAGGACCGCGGATTCGAGGTGACCGCCATCAACAAGGTGAAAGAAGGGTCGCCGCATATCGTGGATGCCATCCAGAACGGCGAGGTCGATTTCGTCATCAACACCACCTTCGGCGAACAGGAGGTGAAGGATTCCTTTTCCCTGCGCCGCGCCTCGCTGGCCAAGAACCTGCCCTACTTCACCACCATCTCCGGTGCGTACGCGCTGGTCGGCGCATTGAAAGCCATCCGTGAGTCCTCGTTGGATGTGTGTTCTTTACAGGAATACTGGCAGGACCAGGAACAACGCCGTCAGTAG
- a CDS encoding formylglycine-generating enzyme family protein — MKKLSILIVLFFTFFIFPSPVLAENPPEGMVKIPTGCFMMGTNNVYEYEVGRKNDRERPVHQVCIDSFYLDKYEATQKEYVEVMGKNPSYFPDDNLPVEHVKFKDAQEYCSLRGKRLPTEAEWEYAARAGGNDDYPWGPEIDGDYVWYDLNSTRKPHPVGTRKPNAFGVHDMLGSVWEWVSDWYSDHYYEVSPRDNPQGPRERQSWRVVRGGSWVDDPSNIRVTVRYRGDSDGTYHFLVGVRCARDLKPAP; from the coding sequence ATGAAAAAGCTCTCTATACTTATCGTTCTGTTTTTCACTTTCTTTATATTTCCAAGTCCCGTTCTTGCTGAAAATCCCCCGGAAGGCATGGTGAAAATCCCCACGGGATGTTTCATGATGGGGACAAACAACGTGTATGAGTACGAAGTGGGGCGCAAAAACGACCGCGAGCGGCCCGTACACCAGGTTTGCATCGATTCGTTTTATCTGGATAAATACGAGGCCACGCAGAAGGAATACGTGGAGGTCATGGGCAAAAATCCGTCTTATTTCCCCGACGACAACCTGCCCGTCGAGCATGTGAAGTTCAAGGACGCGCAGGAATACTGCTCCCTGCGGGGCAAGCGCCTGCCCACTGAAGCGGAATGGGAATACGCGGCCCGGGCGGGAGGCAACGACGATTACCCCTGGGGGCCGGAGATCGACGGCGACTATGTCTGGTACGACCTCAACTCGACCCGCAAGCCGCATCCCGTCGGTACCCGCAAACCAAATGCTTTCGGCGTGCACGACATGCTGGGAAGCGTGTGGGAATGGGTGAGCGACTGGTATTCTGACCACTATTACGAAGTCAGCCCGCGAGACAATCCGCAGGGCCCGCGTGAACGCCAAAGCTGGCGTGTGGTCCGTGGCGGTTCCTGGGTGGACGATCCCAGCAATATCCGCGTCACCGTCCGCTATCGGGGAGATTCCGATGGCACCTATCATTTCCTGGTGGGTGTGCGCTGTGCCCGGGACCTCAAGCCTGCCCCCTGA
- the nth gene encoding endonuclease III, with protein MDRKTASRLFQKLSRRFPEAKSELQYETRFQLLVAVILSAQATDISVNAATRTLFPKYPTPDAMLKAGEKGLLQHIRRIGLAPTKAKNIIKTCKILLENHDGEVPEDREALESLPGVGRKTANVVLNEGFDHPTIAVDTHVFRLSNRTGLAPSKNTVETERKLLEIVPDKWKPNAHRYLIMQGRYVCKAKNYNCSECVIVKECEFPDKRFLPKESGKLK; from the coding sequence TTGGACCGCAAAACCGCCAGCAGATTGTTTCAGAAGTTGAGCCGCCGCTTTCCCGAAGCGAAATCGGAGTTGCAGTACGAGACGCGTTTTCAGCTTCTGGTGGCGGTGATTCTGAGCGCGCAGGCGACGGACATCTCCGTGAACGCCGCCACGCGCACTCTGTTCCCCAAATACCCCACACCGGATGCCATGCTGAAGGCCGGGGAAAAGGGTCTGCTTCAGCACATCCGCCGTATCGGCCTGGCTCCCACCAAGGCAAAAAACATCATCAAAACCTGTAAGATTCTGCTCGAAAATCACGACGGAGAAGTACCTGAGGATCGCGAAGCGCTGGAGAGCCTGCCGGGAGTCGGACGCAAAACGGCAAACGTGGTGCTGAACGAAGGCTTCGATCACCCCACCATCGCCGTGGACACGCATGTGTTCCGTCTGTCCAATCGCACCGGCCTTGCGCCCAGCAAAAACACCGTGGAAACGGAAAGGAAGCTTCTGGAAATCGTTCCCGACAAATGGAAGCCGAACGCTCACCGGTACCTCATCATGCAGGGGCGTTACGTGTGCAAGGCCAAAAACTACAACTGCTCCGAGTGTGTCATCGTTAAGGAATGTGAGTTTCCCGATAAACGGTTTTTACCGAAGGAATCGGGTAAGTTAAAATGA